One window of the Lysobacter sp. S4-A87 genome contains the following:
- a CDS encoding protein-L-isoaspartate O-methyltransferase, giving the protein MDYIKARELMVEQQVRPWDVLDPRVLDVLATLPREAFVPAEHSRLAYADLALPLAHGESMMKPVLEGRTLQGLALDPGDDVLEIGTGSGFLTACMGRLAREVVSIERHADLADGARAVLAQHNVDNAQVITADAFAWTPDRRFSAICVTGAVDVIPQRFIDWLQPDGRLFVVRGRSPVMEAVLLRNDVNASRIQSLFETDLPYLAGAAPAPAFKF; this is encoded by the coding sequence ATGGATTACATCAAGGCACGCGAACTGATGGTCGAGCAGCAGGTACGTCCCTGGGACGTGCTCGATCCGCGCGTGCTCGACGTGCTGGCGACGCTGCCGCGCGAGGCCTTCGTGCCGGCCGAGCACAGCAGGCTGGCCTATGCCGACCTGGCGCTGCCGCTGGCCCATGGCGAGTCGATGATGAAGCCCGTGCTCGAAGGCCGCACCCTGCAGGGACTGGCGCTGGACCCGGGTGACGACGTGCTCGAGATCGGCACCGGCAGCGGCTTCCTGACCGCCTGCATGGGCCGCCTGGCGCGCGAAGTGGTCAGCATCGAGCGCCACGCCGACCTCGCCGACGGCGCCCGCGCCGTGCTGGCGCAGCACAACGTCGACAACGCCCAGGTCATCACCGCCGATGCCTTCGCCTGGACGCCGGACCGCCGCTTCAGCGCGATCTGCGTCACCGGCGCGGTCGATGTCATCCCGCAGCGCTTCATCGACTGGCTGCAGCCGGACGGCCGACTGTTCGTCGTGCGCGGCCGCTCGCCGGTGATGGAAGCGGTGCTGCTGCGCAACGATGTCAACGCTTCGCGCATCCAATCGTTGTTCGAAACCGATCTGCCCTACCTCGCCGGTGCGGCCCCCGCCCCGGCATTCAAGTTCTGA
- a CDS encoding efflux RND transporter periplasmic adaptor subunit, with amino-acid sequence MLGLSTLILAACSSDAKPEEEARPVLVTRPGESTQTATAFAGEVRAREESPLSFRVGGKLIERKVDVGAHVRKGDLLAVLDPGDLQAQARAAQAQLTAAQAELNRAKADQVRFARLANDQLVSRSTLDAQNAATQAAQEQVNSARANLEVARNQAAYSQLRAPADGVIATRSAEAGQVVAAGQAVFSLAADGVREVAFALPEGIVSQIKPGQPVLVESWSQPGKRWPGRIREISPAADPASRTYAARISVDAPAGALELGQSARVYLPGDGHGGLSVPLAAVQRGAKGNAVFVVDPKTSTLKLQPVQTGPFGEDRVPVTSGIDADDWVVAAGGHLLRVGQKVQPVDRDNRPVTAN; translated from the coding sequence ATGCTCGGCTTGTCGACCTTGATCCTGGCGGCGTGCAGCAGCGACGCCAAGCCCGAAGAAGAAGCCCGCCCGGTGCTGGTGACACGCCCCGGCGAATCGACCCAGACCGCCACCGCCTTCGCCGGCGAAGTGCGTGCGCGCGAAGAAAGCCCGTTGTCGTTCCGGGTCGGCGGCAAGCTGATCGAGCGCAAGGTCGATGTCGGTGCCCACGTGCGCAAGGGCGACCTGCTGGCCGTGCTCGATCCGGGCGACCTGCAGGCGCAGGCGCGCGCGGCGCAGGCGCAGCTGACCGCTGCGCAGGCCGAACTCAATCGCGCCAAGGCCGACCAGGTGCGCTTCGCCCGCCTGGCCAACGACCAGCTGGTCAGTCGCTCGACCCTGGATGCGCAGAACGCCGCGACCCAGGCGGCGCAGGAGCAGGTCAACTCGGCCCGCGCCAATCTCGAAGTCGCCCGCAACCAGGCCGCCTACTCGCAACTGCGGGCGCCGGCCGACGGCGTGATCGCCACGCGCAGTGCCGAGGCCGGGCAGGTGGTCGCCGCCGGCCAGGCGGTGTTCTCGCTGGCCGCCGACGGCGTCCGCGAAGTCGCCTTCGCCCTGCCCGAAGGCATCGTGTCGCAGATCAAGCCGGGGCAGCCGGTGCTGGTGGAGTCGTGGTCGCAGCCGGGCAAGCGCTGGCCGGGCCGCATCCGCGAGATCTCGCCGGCGGCCGATCCGGCGTCGCGCACGTACGCGGCGCGGATCAGCGTCGACGCGCCGGCCGGCGCGCTCGAACTGGGCCAGAGCGCGCGCGTGTACCTGCCGGGCGACGGTCACGGCGGACTGAGCGTGCCGCTGGCGGCCGTGCAGCGCGGTGCCAAGGGCAATGCCGTATTCGTCGTCGACCCGAAGACCTCGACCTTGAAGTTGCAGCCGGTGCAGACCGGGCCGTTCGGCGAGGATCGCGTGCCGGTGACCAGTGGCATCGACGCCGACGACTGGGTGGTCGCAGCCGGCGGTCACCTGCTGCGGGTCGGCCAGAAGGTGCAGCCGGTTGATCGCGACAACCGTCCCGTGACGGCGAACTGA
- a CDS encoding TolC family outer membrane protein encodes MIRRPLVIALATAMGLSALMPATASAEDLLQTYELARDSDPQLSASEASRLAVKEGAVQTRAAMLPQIDGSASIGRAENHNRGDLSFNPDGTLTGGDSQTDTTTRSTEVRLSQMIYDRANFTRHKSQKALSEASDFQLQAAGNDLITRTSAAYFNVLIALESLVAAEAAETALKKQFDYASKRLEVGLAPITDVHEARAQYDSARANTILARNILEDAYQGLTELTGKDVRGVKGLPKDFQPVLPESRDAEGWVQTAIENNPALRAKDLQVQSTEADVETARAGHWPRLYLNGSYGDSTAWGDSTLHDLGITRDNDSRQYGPAVGVTLSVPIFAGGATQSGVRQALARHDVATDELESQKRSLIRNTRNAYQTLVASVSEVEARRLALVSAKSAYDASQVGLEVGTRTVLDVLQNQNNLFRAQLEYARARYNHLQNRLLLEQAAGTLDIADVQDINRLLTLDTESYVAPGDVQG; translated from the coding sequence ATGATCCGCCGCCCGCTCGTAATTGCCCTCGCCACTGCAATGGGCCTGTCGGCCCTGATGCCGGCCACGGCCTCCGCCGAAGACCTGTTGCAGACCTACGAGCTGGCGCGCGATAGCGACCCGCAACTGTCCGCCTCCGAAGCAAGCCGCCTGGCGGTCAAGGAAGGCGCGGTGCAGACCCGCGCCGCGATGCTGCCGCAAATCGACGGCTCCGCCTCGATCGGCCGCGCCGAGAACCACAACCGCGGCGACCTGAGCTTCAACCCCGACGGCACCCTCACCGGCGGCGACAGCCAGACCGACACGACCACGCGCAGCACCGAGGTCCGTCTGAGCCAGATGATCTACGACCGCGCCAACTTCACCCGCCACAAGAGCCAGAAGGCGCTGAGCGAAGCCAGCGACTTCCAGCTGCAGGCGGCCGGCAACGACCTGATCACGCGCACGTCGGCGGCCTACTTCAATGTCCTGATCGCACTGGAGTCGCTGGTCGCGGCCGAAGCCGCCGAGACCGCGCTGAAGAAGCAGTTCGACTATGCCTCCAAGCGCCTGGAGGTCGGCCTGGCGCCGATCACCGACGTGCATGAAGCACGCGCCCAGTACGACAGCGCGCGCGCCAACACGATCCTCGCCCGCAACATCCTCGAAGATGCCTACCAGGGCCTGACCGAGCTGACCGGCAAGGACGTGCGCGGGGTGAAGGGCCTGCCGAAGGACTTCCAGCCGGTGTTGCCGGAGTCGCGCGATGCCGAAGGCTGGGTGCAGACGGCGATCGAGAACAACCCGGCGCTGCGTGCCAAGGACCTGCAGGTGCAGTCGACCGAGGCCGACGTCGAGACCGCACGCGCCGGCCACTGGCCGCGCCTGTACCTCAACGGCAGCTACGGTGATTCGACCGCGTGGGGCGACAGCACGCTGCACGACCTGGGCATCACCCGCGACAACGACAGCCGCCAGTACGGTCCGGCCGTCGGCGTGACGCTGTCGGTGCCGATCTTCGCCGGTGGTGCCACCCAGTCCGGCGTGCGCCAGGCGCTGGCCCGCCACGATGTCGCCACCGACGAGCTCGAGTCGCAGAAGCGCTCGCTGATCCGCAACACGCGCAACGCTTACCAGACGCTGGTTGCCAGCGTCAGCGAAGTCGAGGCCCGCCGCCTGGCGCTGGTTTCGGCCAAGAGCGCTTACGACGCGTCGCAGGTCGGCCTGGAAGTCGGCACGCGCACCGTGCTGGACGTGCTGCAGAACCAGAACAACCTCTTCCGCGCCCAGCTCGAATACGCACGCGCCCGTTACAACCACCTGCAGAACCGCCTGCTGCTCGAGCAGGCCGCCGGCACGCTCGACATCGCCGACGTGCAGGACATCAACCGCCTGCTCACGCTCGACACCGAGTCGTACGTGGCTCCGGGTGACGTCCAGGGCTGA
- a CDS encoding pirin family protein, whose amino-acid sequence MIIERPSSARGHVQTAWLDSRHTFSFGGYYDPAWMGFGPLRVINEDRVDAGAGFPPHRHANMEILSYVISGELAHKDSSGGGGVIGAGELQWMSAGHGVEHSEYNGSATAPVHFLQIWIQPSRLNHEPAYAQRPPISADARGWTLLASPDGRDGSLAVRQDAIVRDVRLDRGETAEHLLEPSRLYWLQVVHGTISANGRALQAGDALGFQDESGPLRLEGTGEGRADVLLFDLTH is encoded by the coding sequence ATGATCATCGAACGCCCATCCAGTGCCCGCGGCCATGTCCAGACGGCATGGCTCGACAGCCGCCACACGTTTTCGTTCGGCGGCTATTACGACCCGGCCTGGATGGGCTTCGGACCGCTGCGGGTGATCAACGAGGACCGCGTCGATGCCGGCGCGGGCTTCCCGCCGCATCGGCACGCCAACATGGAGATCCTCAGCTACGTGATCTCCGGTGAGCTTGCGCACAAGGACAGCAGCGGTGGCGGTGGCGTGATCGGTGCCGGCGAGCTGCAGTGGATGAGCGCCGGCCACGGCGTCGAGCACAGCGAATACAACGGCTCGGCGACCGCGCCGGTGCATTTCCTGCAGATCTGGATCCAGCCCTCGCGGCTCAACCACGAACCGGCTTACGCCCAGCGTCCGCCGATCAGCGCCGACGCCCGCGGGTGGACGCTGCTGGCCTCGCCAGACGGCCGCGACGGCAGCCTGGCGGTGCGCCAGGACGCGATCGTGCGCGACGTGCGGCTGGATCGCGGCGAGACCGCCGAGCACCTGCTCGAGCCCTCACGCCTCTATTGGCTGCAGGTGGTGCACGGCACCATCAGCGCAAATGGCCGGGCGTTGCAGGCCGGCGATGCCCTGGGATTCCAGGACGAGTCCGGCCCGCTGCGGCTGGAGGGCACCGGCGAAGGCCGCGCCGACGTCCTGCTGTTCGACCTGACGCACTGA
- a CDS encoding zinc-finger domain-containing protein yields MTAATAHPTQANAEQRYVVHRGDLPLSCPLPSMALWNSHPRVYLPVEAEGEVQCPYCGSHFVLED; encoded by the coding sequence ATGACCGCAGCCACCGCCCATCCGACCCAGGCCAACGCCGAGCAGCGCTACGTCGTGCACCGTGGCGACCTGCCGCTGAGCTGCCCGTTGCCGTCGATGGCGCTGTGGAACTCGCACCCGCGCGTCTACCTGCCGGTCGAAGCCGAGGGCGAGGTGCAGTGCCCGTACTGCGGCTCGCACTTCGTCCTGGAAGACTGA
- the waaA gene encoding lipid IV(A) 3-deoxy-D-manno-octulosonic acid transferase: MSTDPIERVMRGLYSVALYLLAPITVYHLIWRGLRQPSYFLRWQERYAFYAERPEPPTLWLHAVSVGEVNAAVPLVNALRRTRPDLRLLVTTITPTGSERVQALWGKDVSHVYLPYDLPGAVSRFLANYRPHAALIMETELWPNLLFGCRDHGIPALILNARLSERSLRGYRVLAPLVARALRTVRTVAAQSHADGERFIRLGAHADQVVEVGNLKFDVTVPENLAEFAAQCRANAGARPVWIAASTHEDEEMAVIAIHRRLRAIFPDLLLLWAPRHPERFRMVADTARTAGWQVSTRSRAQWPQPDDAVFVIDTLGELMSFYACADVAFVGGSLQAIGGHNLLEPAATGTAIVTGPHLHNFVEIAQRLQDAGAVRVVDDAEAVREALEELLGDPQARERMAAAGRALVETGRGALARTMALLQPLLPAP, translated from the coding sequence ATGTCGACAGACCCTATCGAGCGCGTGATGCGTGGCCTGTATTCGGTCGCGCTATACCTTTTGGCGCCGATCACCGTCTACCACCTGATCTGGCGCGGCCTGCGCCAGCCGTCGTATTTCCTGCGCTGGCAGGAGCGGTATGCCTTCTATGCCGAGCGGCCGGAGCCGCCGACGCTGTGGCTGCATGCGGTCTCGGTCGGCGAGGTCAATGCGGCCGTGCCGCTGGTCAACGCCCTGCGCCGCACCCGACCCGACCTGCGCCTGCTGGTCACGACGATCACCCCGACCGGCTCCGAGCGCGTGCAGGCGCTGTGGGGCAAGGACGTCTCCCACGTCTATCTGCCCTATGACCTGCCGGGTGCGGTCTCGCGATTCCTGGCGAACTACCGGCCCCACGCGGCGCTGATCATGGAGACCGAGCTGTGGCCGAACCTGTTGTTCGGCTGCCGCGACCATGGCATCCCGGCCCTGATCCTCAACGCGCGCCTGTCGGAGCGATCGCTGCGCGGCTACCGCGTGCTGGCGCCGCTGGTGGCACGCGCGCTGCGCACGGTGCGTACGGTGGCGGCGCAATCCCATGCCGACGGCGAGCGCTTCATCCGCCTGGGTGCGCACGCCGACCAGGTAGTCGAGGTCGGCAACCTCAAGTTCGACGTGACCGTGCCGGAGAACCTGGCCGAGTTCGCGGCGCAGTGCCGGGCCAACGCGGGTGCGCGTCCAGTCTGGATCGCGGCGAGCACGCACGAGGACGAGGAGATGGCGGTCATCGCCATCCATCGCCGCCTGCGGGCGATATTCCCGGACCTGTTGCTGCTGTGGGCGCCGCGCCATCCGGAGCGGTTCCGCATGGTCGCCGACACGGCGCGCACGGCCGGCTGGCAGGTGTCGACGCGGTCGCGCGCGCAATGGCCGCAACCGGACGATGCGGTGTTCGTGATCGACACGCTGGGCGAGCTGATGAGTTTCTACGCTTGCGCCGATGTCGCCTTCGTCGGCGGCAGCCTGCAGGCGATCGGTGGCCACAACCTGCTCGAGCCGGCGGCGACCGGTACCGCCATCGTCACCGGTCCGCACCTGCACAACTTCGTCGAGATCGCGCAGCGGCTGCAGGATGCCGGGGCAGTACGCGTGGTCGACGATGCCGAGGCGGTGCGCGAGGCACTGGAAGAACTGCTGGGCGATCCGCAGGCCCGCGAGCGCATGGCCGCGGCCGGAAGGGCGCTGGTCGAGACCGGCCGCGGTGCACTGGCACGGACGATGGCGCTGCTGCAGCCGTTGTTGCCGGCGCCATGA
- a CDS encoding glycosyltransferase, whose amino-acid sequence MRRLTVVQLLPALESGGVERSTLEVAQALVASGHRAVVVSAGGRLVPRLEALGAEHIALDIGRKSLLTLRHVRTLRALLLREGADIVHARSRLPAWIGVLALRGIPAPQRPHLVTTVHGLNSPSRYSAVMTRGERVICVSQTVRDYVLRQYSDTDPGKLRVIERGIDPMAFPHAPLPDVSARAWAASLHPALGGRGPLLLLPGRGTRLKGHADALDLLARLRGDGLDARLWLPGSREAGREAYIAELEGVAAERGIDDAVAFTAATDAIARAYAASDLVLQLSHKPEAFGRTVLEALAVGRPLLGWNHGGVGELLARWQPEGAVAPFDPGALHHRAYELLTHPAPPAATIPDSLRAMQEATLAVYAEFVDEPRCR is encoded by the coding sequence ATGCGTCGACTGACCGTCGTCCAGCTGCTGCCGGCGCTGGAATCGGGCGGTGTCGAGCGCTCCACGCTCGAGGTCGCGCAGGCGCTGGTCGCTTCAGGGCATCGCGCCGTGGTCGTCTCCGCGGGGGGACGCCTGGTGCCCCGGCTCGAGGCGCTCGGCGCCGAGCACATCGCACTCGACATCGGCCGCAAGTCGCTGCTGACGCTGCGTCACGTGCGGACGTTGCGCGCGCTGCTGCTGCGCGAAGGCGCCGACATCGTGCATGCGCGCTCGCGCCTGCCGGCCTGGATCGGCGTGCTGGCGCTGCGCGGCATTCCGGCGCCGCAGCGCCCGCATCTGGTCACCACCGTCCACGGCCTCAACTCGCCCTCGCGCTACAGCGCGGTGATGACGCGTGGCGAACGGGTGATCTGCGTGTCGCAGACGGTGCGCGATTACGTGCTCCGGCAATATTCCGACACCGACCCCGGCAAGCTGCGCGTCATCGAGCGCGGCATCGACCCAATGGCATTCCCGCACGCACCGCTTCCCGATGTCTCGGCACGTGCATGGGCCGCGTCGTTGCATCCGGCGCTGGGCGGCAGAGGTCCGTTGCTGCTGCTGCCCGGACGCGGCACGCGACTGAAGGGGCATGCCGACGCACTGGACCTGCTGGCGCGACTGCGCGGCGACGGCCTGGACGCGCGGCTGTGGCTGCCCGGTTCGCGCGAAGCCGGTCGCGAGGCTTACATCGCCGAGCTCGAAGGTGTCGCGGCCGAACGCGGCATCGACGACGCGGTCGCGTTCACCGCGGCAACCGACGCGATCGCGCGCGCCTATGCCGCCAGCGACCTGGTCCTGCAGCTGTCGCACAAGCCCGAGGCGTTCGGGCGAACCGTGCTTGAAGCGTTGGCGGTGGGCCGTCCGCTGCTGGGCTGGAACCATGGCGGCGTCGGCGAATTGCTGGCGCGCTGGCAGCCCGAAGGCGCGGTGGCGCCGTTCGACCCGGGTGCGCTGCATCACAGAGCCTACGAACTCCTTACGCATCCGGCGCCGCCAGCGGCTACGATTCCCGATTCGTTGCGCGCGATGCAGGAGGCCACGCTTGCCGTCTACGCCGAGTTCGTCGATGAACCCCGCTGCCGCTGA
- the lpxL gene encoding LpxL/LpxP family Kdo(2)-lipid IV(A) lauroyl/palmitoleoyl acyltransferase encodes MAKAIESPTSPPSPPFGPRHWPMWLALGVMCLGAWLPWALQRWIGRGIGALARLVAADRRRAARINLALCFPERTPAEREAMLRDSFRDLGIGLFEFARAWWGPVGPMRRTVRIEGLELLDGIRAEGRGVLMVSGHFMTLEICGRLMCDHLPLTGMYRRHRSPVMEWAVKRGRLRYAKAMFTNEEVRPAIRHLKQGGFLWYAPDQDMRGKDTVFAPFFGVPAATITATHQFARLSGSAVVPFFHRREGGDYILRIGAPLADFPSADATADSTRVNAAIEAMVREAPSQYLWIHRRFKRRPPGMKSPYARRD; translated from the coding sequence ATGGCCAAGGCAATCGAATCCCCCACTTCGCCGCCCTCCCCGCCGTTCGGTCCGCGTCATTGGCCCATGTGGCTGGCACTGGGCGTGATGTGCCTGGGCGCCTGGTTGCCGTGGGCGCTGCAACGCTGGATCGGCCGTGGCATCGGCGCGCTGGCCCGACTGGTCGCCGCCGACCGGCGCCGTGCCGCGCGGATCAACCTGGCGCTGTGCTTCCCGGAAAGGACCCCGGCCGAGCGCGAGGCCATGCTTCGCGACAGCTTCCGCGACCTTGGCATCGGCCTGTTCGAGTTCGCGCGCGCGTGGTGGGGCCCGGTCGGCCCTATGCGGCGCACCGTGCGGATCGAGGGCCTTGAACTGCTCGACGGCATCCGCGCCGAGGGCCGTGGCGTGCTGATGGTGTCGGGCCACTTCATGACGCTGGAGATCTGCGGCCGGCTGATGTGCGACCACTTGCCACTGACGGGCATGTATCGCCGCCATCGCAGCCCGGTGATGGAGTGGGCGGTCAAGCGCGGCCGCCTGCGCTATGCCAAGGCGATGTTCACCAACGAGGAAGTGCGCCCGGCGATCCGCCACCTCAAGCAGGGCGGCTTCCTGTGGTACGCGCCCGACCAGGACATGCGCGGCAAGGACACGGTGTTCGCGCCGTTCTTCGGCGTGCCCGCCGCCACGATCACGGCCACCCACCAGTTCGCCCGCCTCAGCGGCAGCGCGGTGGTGCCGTTCTTCCACCGTCGCGAAGGTGGCGACTACATCCTGCGCATCGGCGCACCGCTGGCCGACTTCCCGTCCGCCGACGCGACCGCGGACAGCACCCGAGTCAACGCCGCCATCGAGGCGATGGTGCGCGAAGCGCCTAGCCAATACCTGTGGATCCATCGTCGCTTCAAGCGGCGGCCACCGGGGATGAAGTCGCCCTACGCGCGCCGCGACTGA
- a CDS encoding YceI family protein — protein sequence MFKRIALVVALAAASTAALAAPVTYKIDPNHTDVVASWSHFGYSNPIAHFGDVDGVIVYDADHVGASRVEVTIPLSGLEANVEDFNEHLRSADFFDAAKYPTITFKSTKVEAAGDKKLRVFGDLTLHGVTKPVVLDTTINKIAEHPISKRAAAGFDATTTIKRSDFGVDKYAPNVSDAVTIRITTEASVPKPEAKK from the coding sequence ATGTTCAAGCGCATTGCCCTGGTCGTTGCCCTCGCCGCCGCCAGCACCGCCGCCCTCGCCGCGCCGGTGACCTACAAGATCGACCCGAACCACACTGACGTGGTCGCCAGCTGGAGCCACTTCGGCTACTCCAATCCGATCGCCCATTTCGGCGACGTCGATGGCGTCATCGTCTATGACGCCGACCACGTCGGCGCCTCCAGGGTCGAAGTGACGATCCCGCTGTCGGGCCTGGAAGCCAACGTGGAGGATTTCAACGAGCACCTGCGCAGCGCCGACTTCTTCGACGCCGCGAAGTACCCGACCATCACCTTCAAGAGCACCAAGGTCGAAGCCGCCGGCGACAAGAAGCTGCGCGTGTTCGGCGACCTGACCCTGCACGGCGTGACCAAGCCGGTCGTGCTCGACACGACCATCAACAAGATCGCCGAGCACCCGATCTCCAAGCGCGCCGCGGCCGGCTTCGATGCCACCACCACGATCAAGCGCAGCGACTTCGGCGTCGACAAGTACGCGCCCAACGTCAGCGACGCGGTGACCATCCGCATCACCACCGAAGCCAGCGTGCCCAAGCCCGAAGCGAAGAAGTAA
- a CDS encoding TetR/AcrR family transcriptional regulator produces the protein MTVPRQTSPPKSTGPGRPKDLGKRAAILEAAKRMFTQLGYDGSSMDQIAAEAGVSKLTVYSHFGDKDALFAAAIEAHCEQSLPSSLFEPSPATPLRDRLLTIARAFYAMISAPEAVAGHRMLCTPQVANSALPKLFWEAGPMRVQGDFATLLERRIGAGELEIADVPRAAGQFFALIKGEPHACLVFGGPGPTADELEAHLAASVDLFLRAYDVREGAPGRPARVAR, from the coding sequence ATGACTGTCCCGCGCCAGACCAGCCCCCCGAAGTCCACCGGACCGGGTCGTCCCAAGGATCTGGGAAAGCGTGCCGCCATCCTGGAGGCGGCCAAAAGAATGTTTACTCAGCTCGGCTACGACGGTTCCAGCATGGACCAGATCGCCGCCGAAGCCGGGGTCTCCAAGCTCACCGTCTACAGCCATTTCGGCGACAAGGACGCGCTGTTCGCCGCCGCCATCGAGGCGCATTGCGAGCAGTCGCTGCCGTCGTCGCTGTTCGAACCCTCGCCGGCGACGCCGCTGCGGGATCGGCTGCTGACCATTGCCCGTGCCTTCTACGCCATGATCAGCGCGCCCGAAGCGGTCGCTGGCCACCGCATGCTGTGCACACCGCAGGTGGCCAACTCGGCCCTGCCAAAGCTGTTCTGGGAGGCCGGGCCGATGCGCGTGCAGGGCGACTTCGCCACGCTGCTCGAGCGCCGGATCGGCGCCGGCGAGCTCGAGATCGCCGACGTGCCGCGCGCGGCCGGGCAGTTCTTCGCCCTGATCAAGGGCGAGCCGCACGCCTGCCTGGTGTTCGGCGGACCTGGCCCGACCGCCGACGAACTCGAAGCTCACCTGGCCGCATCGGTCGACCTGTTCCTGCGCGCCTACGACGTCCGCGAAGGCGCCCCGGGCCGGCCGGCGCGGGTTGCGCGATGA
- a CDS encoding O-antigen ligase, protein MGGAAPRTHGWRWAPAWILTYVALWPAPGYAEGVLVLGALAAIIHLAMSRFRGGTKLLSNPAWALTSVLFFAYWTPELVSAIDAIDPARALREAAVDLRYLPFLWLVAAAVADQRGRRITFGGLAVIIAIWTVDALLQAATGSSPLFSGIDAIKHAISGHGMCTPQELASLDRLSGVLGPCNLKLGPVLASLSPFVLFAGGRRLGTAGWLLAAAGVGVVLVLAGSRASWITFSVALALSGWRLLGWKKLAAVFVFGAISVGVLSTSVPQVRERIARTAHVLAADVEGVDSALSGRARIWNAAACMVREHPFNGVGARGFREAFPHCDPAPGEIAAWGGGPALHAHQIVLEVLSETGSFGLLMWLAGVALAWRAWRFADEQARERARPAMWALAATIFPINTHLAFYSTFWGGLTLLLAALYAGSLLARE, encoded by the coding sequence ATGGGCGGCGCGGCGCCGCGCACGCACGGCTGGCGCTGGGCGCCGGCGTGGATCCTGACCTACGTCGCGCTGTGGCCGGCGCCGGGCTATGCCGAGGGCGTGCTGGTGCTGGGCGCACTGGCCGCGATCATCCACCTGGCGATGTCGCGATTCCGCGGTGGTACCAAGCTGCTGAGCAATCCCGCCTGGGCGCTGACCAGCGTGCTGTTCTTCGCCTACTGGACGCCGGAGCTGGTGTCGGCGATCGACGCGATCGACCCCGCACGAGCGCTGCGCGAGGCCGCGGTCGACCTGCGCTACCTGCCGTTCCTGTGGCTGGTGGCGGCGGCAGTGGCCGACCAGCGCGGGCGCCGCATCACCTTCGGCGGACTGGCGGTGATCATCGCGATCTGGACGGTCGATGCACTGCTGCAGGCGGCTACCGGCAGCAGTCCGCTGTTCTCCGGCATCGATGCCATCAAGCACGCCATCAGCGGCCACGGCATGTGCACGCCGCAGGAGCTGGCCAGCCTCGACCGCCTCAGCGGCGTGCTCGGTCCGTGCAACCTCAAGCTGGGACCGGTACTGGCCAGCCTGTCACCGTTCGTGCTGTTCGCCGGTGGGCGCCGGCTGGGCACCGCCGGCTGGCTGCTGGCGGCCGCAGGCGTCGGCGTGGTGCTGGTGCTGGCCGGTTCGCGCGCCTCGTGGATCACCTTCTCCGTCGCGCTCGCGCTGTCGGGCTGGCGCCTGCTGGGCTGGAAGAAGCTGGCGGCAGTATTCGTGTTCGGCGCGATCTCGGTCGGGGTGCTGAGCACATCGGTGCCGCAGGTGCGCGAGCGCATCGCCCGCACCGCCCATGTGCTGGCGGCCGACGTCGAAGGCGTCGACAGTGCGCTGTCGGGACGTGCGCGGATCTGGAACGCGGCTGCCTGCATGGTTCGCGAGCATCCGTTCAACGGCGTCGGCGCGCGCGGCTTCCGCGAAGCGTTCCCGCATTGCGACCCGGCGCCGGGCGAGATTGCTGCCTGGGGCGGCGGTCCGGCGTTGCATGCGCACCAGATCGTGCTCGAAGTTCTCAGCGAGACAGGCAGCTTCGGCCTGCTGATGTGGCTGGCGGGTGTCGCGCTGGCCTGGCGCGCGTGGCGCTTTGCCGACGAGCAGGCACGCGAGCGTGCACGCCCGGCGATGTGGGCACTGGCGGCGACTATTTTCCCGATCAACACCCACCTGGCGTTCTATTCGACGTTCTGGGGCGGGCTGACGCTGCTGCTGGCGGCCTTGTACGCGGGCAGCCTGCTGGCGCGCGAGTAG